In Halofilum ochraceum, a single genomic region encodes these proteins:
- a CDS encoding penicillin-binding protein 1A: MTARSRFFLRLAKWLTAMAFAGFTAGALLLGGLYLYLSPRLPDIDQLRDVQLQEPLRVYTRDAELLAVYGTQRRIPLEIEAIPEPVRNAFIAAEDDRFYEHPGVDWMGIVRAAWNLVLTGEKTQGGSTITMQVARNFFLSRERTYLRKINEIFLALKIEREISKDEVLELYLNKIYLGKRAYGVAAAAQVYYGKDVDELTVAEMAMIAGLPKAPSTFNPIANPERARQRRDYVLGRMRANDMLDEAEYERALRTSVTATTHSAPLAVDAPYVGEMARLEAVQRFGEDVYTGGYRVYTSVDASRQRAAQDALHTALLDYERRRGYTGPIGTLENDRLPGPEELQARLGAAARGALGDVAEGLPIDDGRMGPVELDRELADRGAAGPLEPAVVLAVSGEDATVYRREGGLGRIPWDGLKWAAPRRENGGTGSSPEKPADVLAVGDIVRVMERDGTLRLAEKPDVQGALVALDPQDGGIRALVGGFSFEGSKFNRVTQSRRQPGSAFKPFIYSAALNDGFTPATLVNDAPVVFDDPALEDTWRPENYSGRVFGPTRLREGLVYSRNLVSIRVLLSIGIPYAIDYVQRFGFPEEQLPRDLTLALGSAALSPLQVATGYAVFANMGFRIEPYLVTRMATSDGEVVYRANPARACLEPCEAREEAEERAERETEAAGEPEGKSLDEQDRPTELDAVGVPDRNVEPGPRFAERVIPVQNAYMVRSFLRDVARRGTARGTRVLGRDDIAGKTGTTDDQLDAWFSGFNSSLVATGWVGYDEMKSLGARETGARAALPMWIDFMRTALKGTPETWPELPSDMVTVRIDPETGEYAGAGSQGAVFEIFRSDNAPEPPPEGTTSNGTGSGDGGNGEDPLF, translated from the coding sequence ATGACCGCGCGTTCCCGATTCTTCTTGCGCCTCGCCAAATGGCTCACCGCAATGGCATTTGCCGGCTTCACGGCCGGTGCGCTGCTGCTGGGCGGCCTGTACCTCTATCTGTCGCCGCGACTGCCCGACATCGATCAGTTGCGCGATGTCCAGTTGCAGGAACCGTTGCGCGTTTATACGCGCGACGCCGAGCTCCTCGCCGTATACGGCACGCAGCGCCGTATCCCGCTGGAGATCGAGGCGATCCCCGAGCCCGTGCGCAACGCGTTCATCGCCGCCGAGGACGACCGGTTCTACGAGCACCCGGGCGTCGACTGGATGGGCATCGTCCGTGCGGCGTGGAATCTGGTCCTGACGGGCGAGAAGACGCAGGGCGGCAGCACCATCACCATGCAGGTCGCGCGCAACTTCTTCCTCTCGCGTGAGCGGACATACCTGCGCAAGATCAACGAAATCTTCCTCGCCCTCAAGATCGAGCGCGAGATCTCCAAGGACGAGGTCCTTGAGCTGTACCTGAACAAGATCTACCTCGGCAAGCGGGCCTATGGGGTCGCCGCCGCCGCTCAGGTCTATTACGGCAAGGACGTGGACGAACTCACGGTCGCGGAGATGGCGATGATCGCCGGTCTGCCCAAGGCGCCGTCGACCTTCAACCCGATCGCCAACCCCGAGCGGGCGCGGCAGCGCCGCGACTATGTGCTTGGCCGCATGCGGGCGAACGACATGCTCGATGAGGCCGAATACGAGCGCGCGCTGCGGACCTCCGTGACGGCGACGACCCACAGCGCCCCGCTGGCGGTGGACGCACCCTATGTGGGCGAGATGGCGCGCCTCGAGGCCGTGCAGCGCTTCGGCGAGGACGTCTACACCGGCGGTTATCGCGTCTACACCAGCGTCGACGCGTCGCGTCAGCGAGCGGCGCAGGATGCGCTCCATACCGCGCTGCTCGATTATGAGCGGCGGCGGGGCTACACCGGACCCATCGGCACCCTGGAGAATGACCGGCTGCCGGGGCCGGAGGAACTGCAGGCGCGCCTGGGCGCCGCCGCACGCGGTGCCCTCGGCGATGTTGCCGAGGGCCTGCCGATCGATGACGGTCGTATGGGCCCGGTCGAACTCGACCGGGAACTGGCGGACAGGGGTGCTGCGGGACCGCTTGAACCGGCCGTGGTGTTGGCGGTGTCCGGGGAGGATGCGACCGTCTACCGCCGGGAAGGCGGGCTCGGGCGGATCCCGTGGGACGGTCTCAAGTGGGCCGCGCCGCGCCGTGAGAACGGCGGCACGGGTTCATCCCCGGAGAAGCCGGCGGATGTGCTCGCGGTCGGGGATATCGTGCGCGTAATGGAGCGTGACGGTACCTTGCGCCTCGCCGAGAAACCGGATGTCCAGGGCGCGCTGGTGGCGCTGGATCCGCAGGACGGGGGGATCCGCGCGCTGGTTGGAGGCTTCTCGTTCGAGGGGAGCAAGTTTAATCGCGTTACTCAGAGTCGCCGGCAGCCGGGTTCCGCCTTCAAGCCGTTCATCTACTCGGCGGCACTCAATGACGGGTTCACGCCGGCCACGCTCGTCAACGACGCGCCCGTGGTGTTCGATGATCCGGCGCTTGAAGATACCTGGCGTCCGGAAAACTACAGCGGCCGCGTGTTCGGGCCGACCCGTCTGCGCGAAGGACTGGTCTATTCGCGCAATCTGGTCTCGATCCGGGTTCTCCTGTCGATCGGAATCCCGTACGCCATCGATTACGTCCAGCGCTTCGGCTTCCCGGAAGAGCAGTTGCCGCGGGATCTGACTCTGGCCCTCGGCAGCGCAGCGCTGTCGCCGCTGCAGGTGGCGACCGGTTACGCGGTATTCGCGAATATGGGGTTCCGCATCGAGCCCTATCTCGTGACGCGCATGGCGACGAGCGACGGCGAGGTCGTCTACCGGGCGAATCCGGCGCGCGCCTGTCTCGAGCCCTGTGAAGCGCGTGAGGAAGCCGAGGAGCGCGCCGAGCGCGAAACCGAGGCGGCCGGCGAGCCAGAAGGCAAGTCGCTCGATGAGCAGGATCGGCCCACGGAACTCGACGCGGTGGGCGTGCCCGACCGCAACGTGGAGCCCGGGCCTCGTTTCGCCGAGCGTGTGATCCCCGTGCAGAACGCCTACATGGTGCGCAGTTTCCTGCGCGACGTCGCACGTCGTGGTACCGCTCGCGGCACGCGCGTGCTCGGCCGCGACGATATCGCCGGCAAGACCGGCACGACCGACGATCAGCTCGACGCCTGGTTCTCCGGGTTCAACAGTTCACTGGTCGCGACCGGCTGGGTCGGCTATGACGAGATGAAGTCGCTCGGGGCACGCGAAACCGGTGCCCGTGCCGCGCTGCCGATGTGGATCGATTTCATGCGCACGGCGCTGAAGGGAACGCCGGAAACATGGCCCGAGTTGCCGTCGGACATGGTCACCGTGCGTATTGATCCCGAAACGGGCGAGTATGCAGGCGCGGGCTCGCAGGGTGCCGTTTTCGAGATCTTCCGCAGCGACAATGCCCCCGAGCCGCCGCCCGAGGGGACCACCAGCAACGGTACCGGCTCTGGCGACGGCGGCAACGGCGAGGACCCGCTGTTCTGA
- the hemE gene encoding uroporphyrinogen decarboxylase translates to MTELRNDRLLRALAREPVDRPPVWIMRQAGRYLPEYRAVRERAGDFLTLCQNPDMACEVTLQPIDRFGLDAAIIFSDILTIPHAMGLGLHFVSGEGPRFSDPVRSERDVERLAAPDPEIELGYVMAALRQTREALDGRVPLIGFAGSPWTLATYMIEGGSSKDFATIKAMLYDRPDLLHRVLDVLADATTAYLNAQIAAGAQAVQIFDTWGGALSPEAYRSFSLAYMQRIVSGLTRASDGRPVPVILFTKNGGQWLEDMAATGADALGLDWTTDIGDARRRVGDRVALQGNLDPCVLYASPDTIARETHHVLTRAGDAPGHVFNLGHGVHPAIDPEHVAAMVETVKGWSTADRTTNEHE, encoded by the coding sequence ATGACCGAGCTGCGGAACGACCGCCTGCTGCGCGCACTCGCGCGCGAACCCGTCGACCGGCCGCCGGTCTGGATCATGCGCCAGGCGGGACGCTACCTGCCGGAATACCGCGCCGTGCGCGAGCGTGCCGGGGACTTCCTGACCCTGTGCCAGAACCCCGACATGGCCTGCGAGGTCACCCTCCAGCCGATCGACCGGTTCGGGCTCGACGCCGCGATCATTTTCTCCGATATCCTCACCATCCCGCACGCGATGGGACTGGGGCTGCATTTCGTTTCCGGCGAAGGGCCGCGCTTCAGCGATCCCGTGCGCAGCGAACGCGATGTCGAACGCCTCGCGGCCCCCGACCCGGAGATCGAGCTCGGCTACGTGATGGCCGCGCTGCGGCAGACCCGCGAGGCGCTGGACGGCCGGGTGCCGTTGATCGGCTTCGCGGGGAGCCCGTGGACGCTGGCGACCTACATGATCGAGGGTGGCAGTTCCAAGGACTTCGCCACCATCAAGGCGATGCTCTACGACCGCCCCGACCTCCTGCACCGTGTGCTCGACGTACTCGCGGACGCCACGACCGCGTATCTGAATGCCCAGATTGCCGCCGGCGCGCAGGCCGTGCAGATCTTCGACACCTGGGGCGGCGCCCTCTCGCCCGAGGCATACCGCAGCTTCTCCCTAGCGTACATGCAGCGAATCGTGTCCGGCCTGACCCGAGCATCCGATGGGCGCCCGGTACCGGTAATCCTGTTCACGAAAAACGGCGGCCAGTGGCTCGAGGACATGGCGGCCACCGGCGCCGACGCCCTCGGCCTCGACTGGACGACCGATATCGGCGATGCGCGCCGGCGCGTGGGCGACCGGGTCGCCCTGCAGGGGAATCTCGACCCCTGCGTGCTGTACGCCTCCCCCGACACCATTGCCCGCGAAACCCACCACGTCCTCACCCGCGCGGGCGACGCCCCCGGCCACGTCTTCAACCTGGGCCACGGCGTCCATCCCGCCATCGACCCCGAGCACGTCGCTGCGATGGTGGAGACGGTCAAGGGCTGGAGTACGGCTGATAGAACCACGAATGAACACGAATGA
- a CDS encoding GatB/YqeY domain-containing protein: MSATSLKERLTGDIKAAMKGGDKARLGTLRMMHAAIRQREIDDQTELGDDQVLEVLDRMAKRHRESIAQYSQADRTDLVEQEESELAVIAEYLPEPLSDADLDHMIDEAVAETGAASIKDMGRVMAELKPRVQGRADMSAVSARVKARLG, from the coding sequence GTGTCCGCCACTTCGCTCAAGGAACGGCTGACCGGCGACATCAAGGCGGCGATGAAGGGCGGCGACAAGGCCCGCCTTGGCACGCTGCGCATGATGCACGCGGCCATTCGCCAGCGTGAGATCGACGACCAGACCGAACTCGGCGACGATCAGGTCCTCGAGGTGCTGGACCGGATGGCCAAGCGCCATCGCGAATCGATCGCGCAATACTCGCAAGCCGACCGCACCGACCTCGTCGAGCAGGAAGAGTCCGAGCTGGCGGTGATCGCCGAGTATCTGCCGGAGCCGCTCAGTGACGCTGACCTCGATCACATGATCGACGAGGCGGTGGCGGAAACCGGTGCCGCCTCGATCAAGGACATGGGACGCGTCATGGCGGAGCTCAAACCCCGCGTACAGGGGCGAGCCGACATGAGCGCCGTGAGCGCCCGAGTAAAAGCCCGCCTCGGCTGA
- the rpsU gene encoding 30S ribosomal protein S21 yields MPSVRVRDNEPFEVALRRFKRSCEKAGILTETRRREYYEKPTAERKRKRAAAIKRHQKKLAKEAQRRVRLY; encoded by the coding sequence ATGCCATCGGTACGTGTACGCGACAACGAACCCTTTGAGGTCGCACTGCGGCGCTTCAAGCGTTCCTGCGAGAAGGCGGGTATTCTGACAGAGACGCGCCGCCGCGAGTATTACGAAAAGCCGACCGCGGAGCGCAAGCGCAAGCGTGCGGCCGCCATCAAACGGCACCAGAAGAAGCTGGCGAAGGAAGCCCAGCGCCGCGTTCGCCTTTACTGA
- the tsaD gene encoding tRNA (adenosine(37)-N6)-threonylcarbamoyltransferase complex transferase subunit TsaD has product MRVLGIETSCDETGLAVYDSAHGLLAHVLHSQASVHADFGGVVPELASRDHIQRLLPLTRRVLAEAGLEEAAIDGVAYTAGPGLVGALLTGAAFAQGYAWARGLPAIGVHHMEGHLLAPMLEPETPDWPFLALLVSGGHTQLVAVDGPGAYRLLGDTVDDAAGEAFDKTAQLLGLGYPGGPAVAEAARNGREGAFRFPRPMTDRPGLDFSFSGLKTAARLALERSDAGAEARADIALAFEQAVVDTLVIKCRRAADATGLRRLVIAGGVGANSRLRETLAERLADVERFFPRLDFCTDNGAMIAYAGAMRLLAGERTPQRVGARARWPLTELEPPGVVA; this is encoded by the coding sequence GTGCGCGTACTCGGTATCGAGACTTCATGCGACGAGACCGGGCTGGCGGTGTACGACAGCGCGCACGGCCTGCTGGCGCATGTGCTCCACAGTCAGGCCTCCGTGCACGCCGATTTCGGCGGCGTCGTCCCGGAGCTCGCGTCGCGCGACCATATCCAGCGTCTGCTGCCGCTGACGCGCCGGGTGCTGGCAGAGGCCGGTCTGGAGGAGGCGGCCATCGACGGTGTCGCCTACACGGCGGGGCCCGGTCTGGTGGGCGCCCTGCTGACCGGGGCCGCCTTCGCGCAGGGGTATGCCTGGGCGCGGGGCCTGCCCGCGATCGGCGTCCATCACATGGAGGGTCACCTGCTGGCGCCCATGCTCGAGCCCGAGACGCCGGACTGGCCGTTTCTCGCCCTGCTGGTCTCGGGCGGACACACCCAACTGGTCGCAGTCGATGGGCCAGGCGCATACCGTCTGTTGGGTGATACGGTCGACGACGCCGCCGGCGAGGCCTTCGACAAGACCGCGCAGCTGCTGGGCCTCGGCTATCCCGGTGGGCCGGCGGTCGCGGAGGCGGCGCGCAATGGCCGCGAAGGCGCGTTCCGGTTCCCGCGGCCAATGACCGACCGGCCGGGTCTCGACTTCTCGTTCAGTGGCCTCAAGACCGCGGCCAGGCTCGCCCTCGAGCGCAGCGACGCGGGTGCCGAGGCGCGTGCGGATATCGCGCTCGCGTTCGAGCAGGCCGTCGTCGATACGCTCGTGATCAAGTGTCGGCGCGCGGCCGATGCCACGGGCCTTCGGCGCCTGGTGATCGCGGGGGGCGTCGGTGCCAACAGCCGATTGCGGGAGACGCTGGCCGAGCGTCTGGCGGACGTGGAACGGTTTTTCCCGCGCCTCGATTTCTGCACGGACAATGGGGCGATGATCGCCTATGCGGGTGCGATGCGGCTGCTGGCCGGTGAACGCACGCCACAGCGTGTGGGTGCCCGGGCCCGCTGGCCGCTCACGGAGCTCGAACCGCCCGGGGTGGTGGCCTGA
- the plsY gene encoding glycerol-3-phosphate 1-O-acyltransferase PlsY, translating to MPADALSLAVLLICGYLLGSLSSAIICCRLMGRTDPRTGGSGNPGATNVLRLAGRDAAVLTLAGDVAKGALAVAFARTLDAEPLVQALAGATAFLGHLYPVFFGFRGGKGVATALGALLVATPVAGLLTVATWGIAWALIRISAAAALTAFALAPVYVGVTTHQPPLVLVAAAVSVLLFWRHRANIRDLLGKR from the coding sequence TTGCCCGCCGACGCCCTGTCGCTCGCCGTCCTGCTGATCTGTGGCTACCTGCTCGGGTCGCTCTCCTCCGCGATCATCTGCTGCCGGCTGATGGGGCGTACCGATCCACGTACCGGCGGCTCGGGCAACCCCGGAGCAACCAACGTGCTGCGCCTCGCGGGGCGGGATGCCGCCGTGCTCACGCTCGCCGGGGATGTCGCCAAGGGTGCGCTCGCGGTCGCCTTTGCCCGGACCCTGGACGCCGAACCGCTGGTGCAGGCACTGGCCGGGGCGACCGCATTCCTCGGCCATCTGTATCCGGTGTTCTTCGGCTTCCGTGGCGGCAAAGGCGTGGCCACGGCGCTGGGCGCGCTGCTTGTCGCCACTCCGGTTGCCGGGCTGCTGACCGTGGCGACCTGGGGCATTGCCTGGGCGCTCATCCGGATATCGGCGGCCGCCGCCCTCACGGCCTTTGCCCTGGCTCCCGTCTATGTCGGCGTCACCACGCACCAGCCGCCGCTCGTCCTCGTGGCCGCCGCCGTCTCGGTTCTGCTGTTCTGGCGCCACCGCGCCAACATCCGCGACCTGCTCGGGAAACGCTGA
- a CDS encoding alpha/beta fold hydrolase, translated as MSADGHTPLVLLHGWGMGPEVFADWRPWLEPRREVRCPAWSRRLEPSGSSHPGEPLAATAASVADGVDGPAHWVGWSLGGLIALAAARVRPAAVGRVTLIAATPRMSAAPGWPGIDPLELERFRCELEREPMATHDRFLTLQVRGSEGARSVLRTLRRAVATDGLPSMEVLLSGLDRLLQSDLRSDLDALSCPVDAVLGGCDALVPPAVATCLEALDVPARVIPGAGHAPFISHPSVVTDAVLDTGVTS; from the coding sequence ATGAGTGCGGACGGGCATACGCCGCTGGTGCTTCTCCATGGCTGGGGTATGGGCCCGGAGGTCTTCGCCGATTGGCGTCCGTGGCTGGAGCCGCGTCGCGAGGTTCGCTGTCCGGCCTGGTCCAGGCGCCTTGAGCCATCCGGCAGCAGCCATCCCGGTGAGCCCCTTGCCGCGACCGCCGCGTCTGTCGCAGATGGCGTGGATGGTCCCGCGCACTGGGTCGGCTGGTCGCTGGGCGGCCTGATCGCCCTCGCCGCCGCCCGGGTGAGGCCCGCGGCCGTCGGTCGTGTGACCCTGATCGCGGCGACCCCGCGCATGTCGGCCGCCCCCGGCTGGCCCGGAATCGATCCACTCGAACTGGAGCGATTCCGGTGCGAACTCGAGCGCGAGCCCATGGCGACGCACGACCGGTTCCTGACGCTCCAGGTCCGCGGAAGCGAGGGGGCGAGGTCCGTGTTGCGAACGCTGCGCCGCGCTGTCGCCACCGATGGCCTGCCTTCCATGGAGGTCCTGCTGTCCGGCCTCGACCGGCTGCTGCAATCCGATCTGCGATCCGATCTCGACGCGTTATCATGTCCGGTGGACGCCGTCCTCGGGGGCTGCGACGCGCTGGTGCCGCCCGCCGTGGCCACATGTCTCGAGGCGCTGGACGTGCCCGCACGGGTCATCCCCGGTGCGGGACACGCGCCGTTCATCTCGCACCCGAGCGTCGTGACCGACGCTGTACTGGATACTGGAGTAACGTCTTGA
- the bioC gene encoding malonyl-ACP O-methyltransferase BioC, whose translation MTEPHAESLDPRAVRRAFERAAATYDDAADLQRETADELLDRLAAVKIEPERVVDLGCGTGHALQGLQKLYRGAEVIGVDFSHAMAARARSRPRGSARLRRRPLAICADMESLPLADASVDVVFSSLAFQWARDPVALFGEVRRVLRPDGAFMFASFGPDTLFELRAAWAEIDDRVHVSQFPDMHDIGDAMLGAGLVDPVMDVDRQRRAYEDLPTLMRSIKAIGAQNAAHGRPRGLTGPGVLRRLESAYPDRTGDGRPMASWELVYGHAWGAQIPRPGSGTAQEFHIPLESIGRARTNRGD comes from the coding sequence TTGACCGAGCCGCACGCCGAATCGCTCGACCCGAGGGCGGTGCGGCGCGCCTTCGAGCGCGCTGCTGCTACGTACGACGACGCGGCGGATCTGCAGCGCGAGACCGCTGACGAATTGCTCGATCGCCTCGCCGCCGTGAAGATCGAGCCGGAGCGCGTGGTCGATCTCGGCTGCGGCACCGGCCATGCGCTGCAGGGCCTGCAGAAGCTGTATCGCGGTGCCGAGGTGATCGGCGTCGATTTCTCGCATGCGATGGCGGCCCGTGCGCGCTCCCGGCCCCGTGGGAGTGCGCGCCTGCGCCGGCGTCCGCTGGCGATCTGTGCAGACATGGAGAGCCTGCCGCTGGCGGACGCGAGCGTCGACGTCGTGTTTTCGAGCCTGGCGTTTCAATGGGCCCGTGATCCGGTCGCGCTGTTCGGCGAGGTTCGCCGTGTGCTGCGCCCGGACGGCGCGTTCATGTTCGCGAGCTTCGGCCCGGATACCCTGTTCGAGCTGCGCGCCGCCTGGGCGGAAATCGACGACCGCGTGCATGTCAGCCAGTTTCCCGATATGCACGATATCGGCGATGCGATGCTCGGGGCCGGTCTGGTCGATCCGGTCATGGACGTCGATCGCCAGCGAAGGGCCTACGAAGATCTGCCGACGCTCATGCGCTCGATCAAGGCGATCGGCGCGCAGAACGCCGCGCATGGCCGCCCGCGCGGCCTGACCGGCCCGGGCGTGCTGCGCCGCCTCGAGAGCGCCTATCCCGACCGTACCGGCGACGGGCGGCCGATGGCCTCGTGGGAACTGGTGTATGGTCATGCGTGGGGCGCGCAGATTCCGCGTCCCGGCTCGGGTACCGCACAGGAATTTCACATCCCGCTCGAATCGATCGGGCGTGCCCGTACGAACCGGGGAGATTGA